GGCGGGTTATGCGCGGTGCCGTTATACAAATAGATTTGAAGCCATAGAATGACAAAAGTAAAATATAAATAATTGTGTTTAGCCAGCCCAATTGGCAGTATAAACACAATTGGTTTTACACACACGGTTGTGCTTCATACAAGAAAAGTCCTTGCGTTCAAAAAAAGATATTAAAAAGATTAGAATAATTCTTGATTTTATGTAACGAATTCGTTACTTTTGCAAAATGAGAAAAGTTGACATTACAGAAAAATGCTTAAATTTCATCGATGCTCAAGGACAAAGGGTTTCAGATAAATTCTTTCAATTGATTGAGATAATTGGAAAAGTGAAAATTGTTCATACTAATTTCGTAAAGAAACTAAAGAATTCAAGGTTTTATGAACTACGAATTAAAGCAGGCAACGAATATCGAGTATTGATTTTTGCGATTGACCATTTGAATTTTTCTGAATGTACAAAGGCTGTTTGCTTGAATGGATTTATAAAAAAGTCGAACAAAGATTATGTTAAAGCAATCAAGGAAGCAGAGAAAATTTTAGAAGAATATTTAAAAAGTAAGGAATTATGAAGACAATGAAAGCAAAGGACTTATTGGCAGAACGCTACGGTGAAAAAGGTTCGGAAAGCAGAGAGAAA
This genomic window from candidate division KSB1 bacterium contains:
- a CDS encoding type II toxin-antitoxin system RelE/ParE family toxin, with product MRKVDITEKCLNFIDAQGQRVSDKFFQLIEIIGKVKIVHTNFVKKLKNSRFYELRIKAGNEYRVLIFAIDHLNFSECTKAVCLNGFIKKSNKDYVKAIKEAEKILEEYLKSKEL